A genomic stretch from Rhodobacterales bacterium HKCCA1288 includes:
- a CDS encoding thermonuclease family protein, giving the protein MLPVLCIIASSGKLAANQTQVLGIVSHVRDVDTVELGGVAVRLNGIDGPELSERIGQEAKLFMAELVLNREVVCNLTGERSHDRLIGICYLNEEDIGAIAIRNGFALDCRRYSGGRYVGLETGAAIASIERASYC; this is encoded by the coding sequence ATGTTACCCGTGCTGTGCATAATTGCTTCATCGGGAAAGTTAGCCGCCAACCAAACTCAGGTATTAGGGATAGTTTCCCATGTCAGAGACGTCGACACAGTTGAGTTGGGTGGTGTTGCTGTAAGGCTTAACGGCATCGATGGGCCAGAACTCTCAGAGCGGATTGGACAAGAAGCAAAACTTTTTATGGCTGAACTTGTCTTGAATAGAGAAGTCGTTTGCAACCTTACAGGTGAACGCAGTCATGACCGGCTAATAGGCATTTGCTATCTCAATGAAGAGGATATCGGAGCCATAGCAATCAGAAACGGTTTTGCGCTTGATTGCAGGAGATATTCAGGCGGCCGATATGTAGGGCTCGAGACAGGTGCTGCCATCGCGTCTATTGAGCGCGCATCCTACTGCTGA
- a CDS encoding IS630 family transposase, whose product MIRPGFLSSSERRELEVCVRSQREDHGVARRANAILLLDDGKSCQAIAEFLYLDDDTIRGWYKTYREGGWDALSTDGWKGGQSRMTTAQETELCTWLDDRFCRSTVEIRAYIAAQYGVDYSHSGCIKLLSRLGYEYRKPKGLPRVASEEKQAEFIALYEQLLNGLGADEAVYFADAVHPEYQTKPAFGWVKAGSKPTVTTTAGRGRVNIHGALNLENFDAPFVEPTTVDGVSAAQLLAKIEERNPLSRIIYVIWDNAAYHKGPDVREFLKRPDCRIRLIQLPPYCPHLNPIERLWAVMHQYVTHNRYYPTQKKFADAILRFFRETLPKEWKTFRDQVSDSFRVVTHEDFRVLE is encoded by the coding sequence ATGATCCGTCCCGGTTTTCTCTCCTCTTCAGAACGGCGTGAACTTGAGGTTTGCGTGCGTAGCCAGCGCGAAGATCACGGCGTTGCACGGCGCGCCAATGCAATCCTGCTCCTTGATGACGGTAAGTCCTGTCAGGCTATCGCGGAGTTTCTGTATCTGGACGATGATACCATTCGGGGCTGGTACAAGACCTACCGAGAGGGCGGCTGGGACGCGCTTTCGACCGACGGCTGGAAGGGTGGTCAGTCCCGCATGACGACAGCTCAAGAGACGGAGCTTTGCACCTGGCTGGACGACCGCTTCTGTCGATCGACTGTCGAGATCAGGGCGTACATCGCGGCACAATATGGCGTGGACTATTCCCACTCGGGCTGCATCAAGCTTCTGTCGCGGCTGGGCTATGAATACCGGAAGCCGAAAGGGCTGCCACGCGTTGCATCTGAAGAGAAACAAGCCGAATTCATTGCGCTATACGAGCAGCTGCTGAACGGGTTGGGCGCCGATGAAGCCGTGTATTTCGCCGATGCGGTGCATCCCGAATATCAGACAAAGCCTGCGTTTGGCTGGGTCAAGGCAGGATCAAAGCCCACCGTGACAACCACCGCGGGACGCGGGCGGGTTAATATCCATGGCGCGCTCAACCTTGAGAATTTTGATGCGCCCTTTGTCGAACCAACCACCGTAGACGGGGTCAGTGCCGCCCAGCTTCTGGCCAAGATTGAGGAACGCAATCCTCTCTCGCGGATCATCTATGTCATCTGGGATAATGCGGCTTACCATAAGGGCCCGGACGTGCGCGAATTCCTCAAACGACCAGACTGCCGCATACGACTGATCCAGCTACCGCCTTATTGCCCGCACCTAAATCCGATAGAACGATTATGGGCGGTCATGCACCAATACGTCACTCACAATCGCTACTACCCCACACAAAAGAAGTTCGCAGATGCGATCCTGAGGTTCTTTCGAGAGACCCTGCCCAAAGAGTGGAAAACATTCCGTGATCAGGTGTCAGATAGCTTCAGGGTCGTCACTCACGAGGATTTTCGGGTTTTGGAGTAA
- a CDS encoding carbohydrate ABC transporter permease: MSRSYQLIKYLCLLAWSAFVVFPFLWALSTSFKDANAVTSGARYIPWLEFEPSTIGWRTLFATGSQGINIVGPFINSATVTLIASIISLSLGTLAAYGLSRYQFRAGFVKNSDITFFFISQRIMPPIVLAIPFFLMLREINALDTVAGLVIVYIALLLPIAVWVMIDFFGSIPRELDEMAMIDGCTPVGAFFRVVLPNSIAGLVVAGMFCLIFGWNDFFFAFTLTFTETQLLPVAIVSLNSSVTPWWSLSAFALISVTPLALIAVAVERFMSRGSLAGAFR; this comes from the coding sequence ATGAGCCGTAGCTATCAGTTGATCAAATATCTTTGCCTGCTCGCATGGTCTGCCTTCGTGGTGTTTCCTTTTCTTTGGGCACTCTCAACTTCCTTTAAGGACGCTAACGCTGTGACCAGCGGAGCACGTTATATTCCGTGGCTCGAATTTGAGCCATCTACCATTGGTTGGCGGACACTCTTCGCAACCGGAAGCCAAGGCATCAATATCGTGGGGCCGTTTATCAACTCTGCCACGGTAACTTTAATAGCCAGCATTATAAGCCTCTCACTAGGGACTTTGGCCGCCTACGGGCTTAGCCGTTATCAATTTCGTGCGGGTTTCGTAAAGAATAGCGACATCACGTTTTTCTTCATTTCGCAGAGAATTATGCCGCCCATCGTCTTAGCGATCCCGTTTTTTTTGATGCTGCGAGAAATCAATGCACTCGATACCGTGGCTGGTTTGGTCATAGTCTACATAGCCTTACTACTCCCGATAGCCGTGTGGGTAATGATTGACTTTTTTGGGTCAATCCCTCGTGAACTGGATGAGATGGCAATGATTGATGGCTGTACACCAGTAGGCGCTTTTTTCCGGGTAGTGCTACCAAATTCAATCGCGGGCTTGGTAGTGGCGGGAATGTTTTGCCTCATTTTCGGCTGGAATGACTTCTTCTTTGCCTTCACGCTGACTTTCACGGAAACGCAGCTTCTGCCAGTGGCAATCGTTTCGCTCAATTCGTCAGTGACGCCGTGGTGGTCGCTATCAGCTTTTGCGTTAATCTCAGTGACACCCCTGGCACTCATAGCGGTAGCCGTTGAACGCTTTATGTCGCGTGGATCACTAGCCGGAGCATTCAGGTAA
- a CDS encoding DEAD/DEAH box helicase family protein: MVATSLELTEYQKISLDRFTTYLRDATTMGANMAFYKATSFPYRNAPAVAEGTPYVCLRVPTGGGKTLMAAHSIGIAAREYLTASNPMVLWLVPSTAILHQTIDALKTDGHPYRAALAKDFSRNFTVMTKAEALAMSRADATGEAVVIVSTIQSFRREDDSGKENPEGLKVYEDAGALMDHFENLTDQQKAPLEKVEGTGRPIASLANLLRLHRPMVIVDEAHNSRSDLSFRTLARFSPSLILELTATPQTEHNPAHGKHASNILYSVSAAELKAEEMIKMPIRLTTDGEWTKTVGAALDSQRMLEEAAKAEKVETGEYIRPIILFQAQKASKSDPHRLTWEKIERHLLEDQRVPKDHIAVHTGSRKDLDDIPNIQDPMCPVRYIITVDKLKEGWDCPFAYVLCSVADQVSPIAVEQILGRILRMPKARRKRRDALNQSYAYIVSRSFDKTAQQLKTGLVEGAGFNRLEADDIIAPQHDMGFSEAAEQYQHESDPLPEDTALPETITAAIEKLPPSVKTRVSFNSETRTITYMGPMTRESRNILHLGLASVPQVGKTIDRLYAKSNNFQTSAADDDDKPPFIVPMLGFRKQGELQLFSQEHFLDLPWRLDECDVSDIKNRFSVSDTSRTGTINVSDKGQVEINFVKQLQGQLAQVIKEPTWTLPRLANWIDAGIVHPDITKPSAIVFISKAIEALMVSGFELDVLARNKYDLRKATAQFIKDLRGERETSQYRALFAANANDFSTSGDLSIIFDEQTYAPNQPYSGATKFNKHYTHLVGDLAATGEEFDCAVHLDRHNKVRYWIRNVEGKKSSFWLQLPNAKFYPDFVAMLTDGRILVVEYKGQHLYEGEAVKRQIGAVWADASNGQCLFCMPTNRDFGLIDRTIG, from the coding sequence ATGGTCGCGACCAGCTTAGAGCTGACAGAGTATCAGAAAATCTCGCTGGATCGGTTCACGACCTACCTACGGGACGCCACAACGATGGGAGCTAACATGGCCTTCTACAAGGCTACAAGCTTCCCTTATCGGAACGCCCCCGCCGTAGCCGAAGGCACTCCCTATGTTTGCCTGCGTGTACCCACAGGCGGCGGCAAAACCTTGATGGCTGCGCATTCCATCGGCATTGCCGCGCGGGAATACCTGACAGCCTCAAACCCAATGGTTCTGTGGCTGGTGCCGTCCACCGCGATTCTACATCAGACCATTGACGCCTTGAAGACCGATGGTCACCCGTATCGCGCGGCCTTGGCTAAGGATTTCAGCCGCAACTTCACCGTTATGACCAAGGCCGAGGCGCTAGCCATGTCGCGCGCCGACGCGACCGGTGAGGCGGTGGTGATCGTATCTACCATTCAGTCTTTCCGCCGCGAGGATGACAGTGGCAAGGAAAACCCAGAGGGTTTGAAGGTCTATGAGGACGCTGGCGCGCTCATGGATCACTTTGAGAATCTGACCGATCAGCAGAAAGCCCCATTGGAAAAGGTCGAAGGCACAGGGCGCCCAATTGCGTCACTGGCCAACCTGTTGCGCTTACATCGTCCGATGGTGATCGTGGACGAGGCACACAACAGTCGCAGCGATCTTTCCTTCCGCACGCTGGCCCGGTTCAGCCCGTCGCTTATCCTTGAGTTGACCGCTACACCGCAGACCGAACATAATCCGGCACACGGCAAGCACGCCTCGAACATCCTCTATTCCGTTTCTGCCGCTGAACTGAAAGCGGAAGAGATGATCAAGATGCCTATCCGCCTCACAACAGACGGTGAGTGGACTAAGACAGTCGGCGCAGCACTGGACAGCCAACGAATGCTAGAAGAGGCTGCGAAAGCCGAAAAGGTCGAGACTGGTGAGTATATCCGGCCCATTATTCTGTTTCAGGCGCAAAAAGCATCTAAGTCTGATCCGCATCGCCTGACGTGGGAAAAGATCGAAAGACATTTACTGGAAGATCAGCGAGTTCCCAAAGATCACATTGCTGTTCATACTGGGTCGCGTAAAGACCTTGATGACATCCCCAACATTCAAGACCCCATGTGCCCGGTGCGCTATATAATCACCGTAGATAAGCTAAAAGAGGGTTGGGATTGTCCCTTTGCATACGTACTGTGTTCAGTGGCTGATCAAGTGTCTCCGATAGCTGTAGAGCAAATTCTCGGCCGTATTCTGCGAATGCCCAAGGCAAGGCGGAAGCGGCGTGATGCTCTGAACCAGTCCTATGCCTATATTGTGTCACGCAGCTTCGACAAGACCGCCCAACAGCTCAAAACGGGGCTTGTGGAAGGCGCTGGCTTCAACAGGTTGGAGGCCGACGACATCATTGCCCCGCAGCACGACATGGGCTTCTCCGAGGCCGCTGAACAGTATCAGCACGAGTCTGACCCCTTGCCGGAAGATACCGCACTGCCCGAGACGATCACCGCCGCCATTGAGAAACTGCCCCCATCCGTGAAGACGCGGGTTTCGTTCAATTCCGAAACGCGGACGATCACTTATATGGGGCCTATGACGCGCGAGAGCCGCAACATCCTTCACCTCGGATTGGCGTCGGTTCCACAGGTGGGTAAGACTATCGATCGCCTTTACGCTAAGTCCAATAACTTCCAGACCAGCGCCGCAGATGACGACGACAAGCCGCCGTTCATCGTGCCGATGCTGGGGTTCCGCAAACAGGGTGAGCTTCAGCTCTTCTCACAAGAACATTTCCTAGACTTGCCGTGGCGGCTGGACGAGTGCGATGTGAGCGACATTAAAAATCGGTTCAGCGTGTCAGACACCAGTCGAACCGGGACTATCAATGTGAGCGATAAGGGTCAGGTTGAAATCAACTTTGTGAAACAGCTTCAAGGCCAGCTTGCACAGGTCATCAAAGAACCGACTTGGACACTTCCACGCCTTGCCAACTGGATTGACGCTGGTATCGTTCACCCCGACATCACCAAGCCAAGTGCTATAGTATTCATATCAAAGGCTATTGAGGCCCTGATGGTCTCGGGCTTTGAATTGGATGTGCTGGCCCGCAACAAGTATGACCTGCGCAAGGCGACGGCCCAGTTCATCAAAGACTTGCGCGGAGAACGCGAGACTAGCCAATACCGCGCTCTGTTTGCCGCCAATGCCAACGACTTCTCCACCAGCGGGGACCTGTCGATCATATTTGATGAACAGACCTACGCGCCCAACCAGCCTTATTCTGGGGCCACCAAGTTCAACAAGCACTATACCCACCTTGTTGGCGATTTGGCCGCGACTGGCGAAGAGTTTGACTGCGCGGTTCATCTCGACCGGCACAATAAGGTTCGCTATTGGATTCGAAATGTCGAAGGAAAGAAATCTTCCTTCTGGCTTCAACTACCTAATGCCAAGTTCTACCCGGACTTTGTAGCGATGCTGACCGATGGGCGCATTCTTGTTGTTGAATACAAAGGGCAGCATCTTTACGAGGGAGAGGCGGTAAAGCGGCAGATTGGAGCCGTTTGGGCTGATGCCAGTAATGGCCAGTGTCTTTTCTGTATGCCGACTAATCGAGATTTCGGATTAATTGATCGAACAATTGGATGA
- a CDS encoding ABC transporter ATP-binding protein has product MLKVTNLSTHHHKLPLKALNASFEAGRIYTVLGRTGAGKTELLRSLIGLDAISGGHIELDGADLARTPIRSRQMAMVYQQFINYPHLNVLKNVTFPLLRMKLEKAEAETRARTALRLVGLSDFEERMPSELSGGQQQRVALARAIVKQSRILLMDEPLANLDYKLREQLREEFPRLLENNADGIIIYATTEPGEAMQLGDQLVIMHEGRIIAQGDPADLFQNPPNIDAARVISEPPISICEACVEGGRLFMSGGFEVVDSSLELPSDGKVFVGIRPVSLAPGGTIRARVKLAEFSGSDTIVHLALPFGEAVMLVEGIQNYEPDDCFGVSLDTKSLLVFSQQGQNITVRRS; this is encoded by the coding sequence ATGCTGAAAGTAACTAACCTATCCACTCACCATCATAAGCTCCCATTAAAGGCTTTAAACGCCTCATTTGAAGCTGGAAGAATTTACACTGTCTTGGGTCGTACCGGCGCAGGAAAGACTGAATTGTTGCGCTCGCTTATTGGCCTGGATGCCATCTCTGGAGGGCATATTGAGCTGGACGGAGCTGATTTGGCTCGCACTCCCATAAGATCTCGCCAAATGGCAATGGTCTATCAACAATTCATTAATTATCCGCATCTTAACGTTCTTAAAAATGTTACGTTTCCGTTGCTTCGTATGAAGCTTGAAAAGGCTGAGGCAGAAACCCGAGCGCGGACTGCTTTACGCTTAGTTGGCCTCTCGGACTTTGAGGAGAGGATGCCGTCGGAATTGTCAGGTGGGCAGCAGCAACGCGTTGCTCTCGCGCGCGCCATTGTCAAACAGTCGCGTATACTGTTGATGGACGAACCTCTGGCAAACCTTGATTATAAATTGCGCGAACAGTTGCGAGAAGAATTTCCGCGTCTTTTGGAAAATAATGCTGATGGCATCATCATTTACGCCACGACTGAACCTGGTGAAGCGATGCAATTGGGCGATCAGCTCGTTATCATGCACGAGGGAAGGATTATTGCGCAAGGAGATCCGGCCGATCTTTTCCAAAACCCGCCGAACATAGATGCAGCTCGCGTAATAAGCGAGCCACCAATTTCCATCTGCGAGGCATGCGTGGAAGGAGGGCGTCTGTTCATGTCAGGGGGATTTGAAGTTGTTGATAGTTCACTTGAGCTGCCCAGTGATGGGAAAGTTTTTGTTGGTATAAGGCCTGTTTCTCTCGCACCTGGGGGAACTATTCGCGCGCGCGTCAAACTCGCCGAGTTTTCCGGATCGGATACGATTGTCCACTTGGCTCTACCTTTTGGTGAAGCCGTGATGCTGGTTGAAGGCATCCAAAACTATGAGCCAGACGACTGTTTCGGTGTTTCACTTGACACAAAATCGCTGTTGGTTTTCTCGCAACAGGGCCAAAACATAACCGTTCGGAGGTCATGA
- a CDS encoding sugar ABC transporter permease, with protein sequence MFKAKHFFLLPALLTLVAIIIFPLIFTVRVSFSSWDVYQAGLDYIGGRNYLRVFADARFWESLVRLCAMSAVTVTLQYVIGFALALAVWKQMAGGRIFRVLFLVPMMTTPVVMSVIWRTMFHESLGPINDILLSLGMGPVPWLSSATGSFVSVMVVEIWQWTPFMFLLMFAGLVSLPREPYLAASIDGAGPIRTFWQVTFPLMAPISIGAVIIRLIEASKIMDTVYVLTSGGPGTATETPSYYIYIRGLRDFQVGYSAALSLTYLVLMIITLTVIAKLLMRFLVGKDA encoded by the coding sequence ATGTTTAAGGCCAAACATTTTTTTCTCCTACCTGCGTTATTGACGCTTGTGGCAATTATTATTTTTCCACTGATTTTCACCGTGCGTGTCAGCTTTTCAAGTTGGGACGTCTACCAGGCAGGCCTCGACTATATTGGCGGACGAAATTACTTGCGTGTGTTTGCGGACGCACGATTTTGGGAAAGTTTAGTGCGGCTTTGTGCCATGAGTGCTGTCACTGTAACGTTGCAATACGTGATAGGGTTTGCTCTGGCGCTAGCAGTCTGGAAGCAAATGGCTGGTGGCCGAATATTTCGAGTTTTATTTCTCGTTCCGATGATGACCACGCCGGTCGTTATGTCCGTAATTTGGCGGACTATGTTTCATGAAAGTCTCGGCCCAATAAATGACATACTTTTATCTTTAGGGATGGGGCCTGTTCCATGGCTATCTAGCGCAACGGGTTCGTTTGTGAGCGTGATGGTTGTGGAAATCTGGCAGTGGACGCCATTTATGTTCTTGTTGATGTTCGCTGGGCTCGTCTCTCTACCCCGAGAACCATATCTCGCAGCGTCGATTGATGGGGCTGGGCCGATCCGGACATTTTGGCAAGTGACCTTCCCCCTAATGGCACCAATTTCTATTGGCGCGGTAATTATTCGACTTATTGAGGCCTCAAAGATTATGGACACGGTCTACGTGCTGACCTCCGGTGGGCCCGGTACTGCTACTGAGACGCCTTCCTATTACATCTACATCAGAGGGCTGAGAGATTTTCAGGTCGGATATTCAGCCGCTTTGTCTCTGACCTACCTTGTTCTGATGATCATTACACTCACGGTCATCGCCAAGCTTTTGATGCGCTTTCTTGTTGGAAAGGATGCATGA
- a CDS encoding extracellular solute-binding protein, whose amino-acid sequence MKRQLSCSFSALALGMASFVAAPQAVAQDYTSFGIDADLPGTCNYAAIDAKDYSGRTLNIITHAIPVIGEPTALHAEQFAELTGAEVNVVHVPFGDLFQRIMIPFQSGQNAYDVLFYGSLWIGDFNQFLEPVPDTYLNSTGMSDVTDSFLGVATWNGQMIQYPMDGDRHYLKYRTDVFENDELRARFLAETGRELTIPATWEEYNQVASFFSGFDWDGDGEINYGSAEVAKRDDLMFSAFISRAAPYAKHPEVTGGFFFDLETMEPLINTPGFVRGLELFVEAQQAFPPGGTNFGLGDEIFSFGGGQTLMSYSWDDAFIQAQQEDSRIRNMVGAAPLPGATEVWNRISGQWDTFEEPSRAPYMTWGWSSAVSALSDEQEMAFDYLCFFANESNTFHDLQIGRFGVNPYRSSHFDSGFWQGLGWDASVADSYVTTLSEMEESQNRVYDLRVPGVGQFMSSMANGVAAALAGQKTPQEALDQVAVEWSEIVERIGVDRLREAYANVVRLEDNEG is encoded by the coding sequence ATGAAAAGACAGCTGAGTTGTTCTTTTTCTGCTCTAGCACTTGGAATGGCAAGCTTCGTGGCTGCCCCTCAGGCGGTGGCACAAGATTACACATCTTTTGGCATTGATGCCGATTTGCCAGGCACTTGTAATTATGCCGCGATCGATGCCAAAGACTATTCGGGCCGCACTTTAAATATTATTACTCATGCGATCCCCGTTATTGGAGAGCCTACCGCACTACATGCGGAACAATTTGCCGAATTGACCGGTGCTGAAGTCAATGTGGTCCACGTACCATTTGGCGATCTGTTCCAGCGGATCATGATCCCGTTCCAAAGCGGTCAGAATGCCTATGACGTCCTTTTTTATGGGTCTCTTTGGATCGGCGACTTCAATCAATTTCTTGAGCCGGTTCCAGATACTTATCTGAACTCAACGGGCATGTCAGACGTAACAGATAGCTTCCTCGGTGTGGCTACTTGGAATGGTCAAATGATCCAATACCCAATGGATGGAGACCGTCACTACCTGAAGTATCGTACCGATGTGTTTGAAAATGACGAGCTTCGTGCGCGTTTCCTTGCAGAAACTGGCCGCGAGCTGACGATTCCAGCGACTTGGGAGGAGTACAATCAAGTTGCTTCGTTCTTCTCCGGCTTTGACTGGGATGGCGATGGTGAGATCAATTATGGCTCAGCTGAAGTAGCCAAACGTGATGACTTGATGTTCTCTGCTTTTATTAGCAGAGCAGCCCCATATGCGAAGCATCCAGAAGTTACTGGTGGTTTTTTCTTCGATCTCGAGACTATGGAGCCGTTGATCAACACTCCTGGTTTTGTGCGAGGTCTGGAGCTATTCGTTGAGGCCCAGCAAGCGTTCCCTCCAGGAGGAACGAATTTTGGGCTCGGGGATGAGATTTTCTCGTTTGGTGGTGGCCAGACTTTGATGAGCTATTCGTGGGATGACGCGTTTATTCAAGCCCAACAGGAAGACAGCCGTATAAGAAACATGGTCGGCGCGGCCCCGCTTCCTGGCGCAACTGAAGTTTGGAATCGTATCTCTGGTCAGTGGGATACGTTTGAAGAGCCAAGTCGCGCACCATACATGACGTGGGGTTGGTCCTCCGCGGTATCGGCTCTGTCCGATGAGCAAGAGATGGCGTTCGATTATCTCTGCTTCTTTGCCAACGAGTCCAATACATTCCATGATCTTCAAATTGGCCGTTTCGGAGTTAACCCCTACCGCAGCAGCCATTTTGACAGCGGCTTCTGGCAGGGACTTGGCTGGGATGCTTCTGTGGCAGATAGCTACGTAACCACTCTGTCTGAAATGGAAGAAAGCCAAAATCGAGTCTATGACCTAAGGGTTCCTGGAGTTGGTCAGTTTATGTCTTCAATGGCTAACGGGGTGGCTGCCGCACTAGCAGGTCAGAAGACGCCACAGGAAGCTCTCGATCAAGTTGCCGTTGAATGGTCGGAGATTGTTGAGCGTATCGGTGTCGACAGACTGCGTGAAGCATATGCTAACGTCGTGCGTCTCGAAGACAATGAAGGCTGA
- a CDS encoding NAD(P)-dependent alcohol dehydrogenase — protein sequence MKAQVLHKYDDDLTASSWLSYDNVDDPVIAKGSDVIVRIGGAGVCRTDLHVIEGVWRPHMDPTGNGLLPLILGHENAGWIEDIGPEVEGLKKGDPVIVHPKISNGTCLACRRGQDMHGDGTFPGLDSHGGYAEALVTSARNVVTLPKSLAPKDVAPYSDAGLTAYRAAKKATRHLLPGEYCVIIGAGGLGHIAIQVLRAMCAAEIIVVDTSSASLQLAEECGADHLVRADGGEVEAVLSLTRGRGAEAVLDFVGEKGTTAKGIQMTRNAGSYYVIGYGEDVQVPTVDLVITEKNIIGNLVGTWAELTELMELANRGLVNLETREYKLSDANLALQDLHHGKISGRAVLVP from the coding sequence ATGAAGGCGCAGGTGCTACACAAATATGACGACGATCTGACGGCGTCATCATGGTTGAGCTATGACAATGTGGATGACCCGGTAATAGCCAAGGGCTCAGATGTCATCGTCCGTATTGGTGGTGCAGGCGTCTGCCGAACTGATTTGCACGTCATTGAGGGGGTCTGGAGGCCCCACATGGACCCGACAGGCAATGGCTTGTTGCCCCTCATTTTGGGTCATGAAAATGCTGGATGGATTGAAGATATTGGGCCCGAGGTGGAGGGTCTAAAAAAGGGTGACCCTGTCATTGTTCATCCCAAGATATCTAATGGAACCTGTTTAGCTTGTCGCCGTGGTCAGGATATGCATGGGGATGGCACATTTCCCGGTTTGGATAGTCATGGCGGTTATGCGGAAGCGCTAGTCACATCAGCTCGTAACGTTGTGACACTGCCAAAGTCGTTAGCGCCTAAGGATGTGGCGCCTTACTCCGACGCGGGCTTAACGGCATATCGAGCGGCCAAGAAAGCGACGCGGCACCTTTTGCCAGGCGAGTATTGCGTGATTATCGGTGCAGGTGGTCTCGGGCACATAGCGATCCAGGTCCTACGTGCAATGTGTGCGGCAGAAATAATTGTAGTCGATACATCCAGTGCATCTTTGCAACTCGCTGAGGAGTGTGGGGCCGATCACCTAGTCCGCGCGGATGGTGGCGAAGTGGAAGCCGTTTTATCCCTCACGAGGGGCCGGGGCGCCGAGGCAGTCTTGGACTTTGTAGGCGAAAAAGGAACCACCGCAAAAGGCATTCAAATGACCCGCAATGCGGGCAGCTACTACGTCATCGGCTATGGAGAAGACGTACAAGTTCCGACCGTCGACCTAGTGATTACTGAAAAGAATATCATCGGTAATTTGGTCGGCACTTGGGCCGAACTGACTGAACTTATGGAGCTTGCCAACCGTGGTTTAGTCAATCTCGAAACCCGTGAGTACAAACTTTCTGACGCCAATCTTGCACTGCAGGATCTGCATCACGGGAAAATTAGCGGGCGGGCAGTCCTAGTTCCGTGA
- a CDS encoding ABC transporter ATP-binding protein: MAEITLKGLGHSYKANPKSEADYALKPVDLVWEQGKTYALLGPSGCGKTTMLNIISGLLKPSDGQLLFDGKDVTAATTSERNIAQVFQFPVIYTTKSVRGNLAFPLECRNWPKEQIKDRVEYIAALLDLTEILDYPARKLSADQKQLISLGRGLVRNDVSAVLLDEPLTVIDPQMKFTLRRKLREINRATGITMILVTHDQSEAMSFADEVVVMKDGCVQQSGSPEQLFARPNNEFVGYFIGSPPLNLFSVQFRNECLYVPVLDQLLPADAGGSIETIKVGVRPEHLKVQKSSEEDPQAQVTGIDDLGIEQVFSMLGRNGELFKVKSRLNRDLLCGDSVEVTAAEKDLMIFKEGLLVR; the protein is encoded by the coding sequence ATGGCTGAGATCACTTTAAAGGGCCTAGGCCATTCCTACAAAGCAAATCCCAAATCCGAGGCGGATTACGCTCTCAAGCCTGTTGATTTGGTTTGGGAACAGGGCAAGACTTATGCGTTATTGGGGCCATCTGGCTGCGGTAAAACAACAATGCTCAACATCATTTCAGGGCTGTTGAAGCCCTCTGACGGTCAACTTTTGTTTGATGGCAAAGATGTTACTGCTGCCACAACTTCTGAGCGTAACATTGCACAGGTTTTTCAATTCCCAGTAATTTACACGACAAAGTCTGTACGAGGCAACTTAGCCTTTCCGTTAGAGTGTCGAAATTGGCCGAAAGAGCAAATCAAAGATAGAGTGGAATACATTGCTGCTCTTTTGGATTTAACGGAGATCCTTGACTATCCTGCACGGAAGCTCAGCGCAGACCAAAAACAACTCATTTCGCTGGGGCGCGGGTTGGTTCGTAATGACGTTAGTGCTGTTTTACTCGATGAGCCACTAACTGTTATTGATCCACAGATGAAGTTCACGCTTCGCCGCAAATTGCGAGAAATAAATCGCGCCACCGGCATCACTATGATTTTGGTTACCCACGACCAAAGCGAGGCAATGTCTTTCGCAGACGAAGTGGTGGTAATGAAAGATGGCTGCGTTCAACAAAGTGGCTCCCCAGAGCAACTATTTGCACGGCCAAATAATGAGTTTGTGGGTTATTTTATTGGCTCGCCACCCCTCAATCTTTTCTCCGTACAATTTAGAAATGAATGCTTATATGTACCCGTCCTAGACCAATTGCTGCCTGCTGACGCAGGTGGATCCATAGAAACGATAAAAGTCGGCGTGCGGCCCGAGCATTTGAAAGTCCAAAAGTCTTCGGAAGAGGATCCCCAAGCCCAGGTCACTGGGATTGACGATCTGGGTATTGAGCAAGTGTTTTCAATGCTTGGGAGAAATGGAGAACTCTTCAAAGTTAAGTCGCGGTTAAACCGAGACCTATTGTGCGGGGACTCTGTTGAAGTGACGGCAGCGGAAAAAGATCTAATGATTTTTAAAGAGGGTTTATTAGTACGCTAG